The following are encoded together in the Kribbella sp. CA-293567 genome:
- a CDS encoding DNA/RNA non-specific endonuclease — MARLREDFKEGRGDQGRTERQAVTRRDGTPGVDNGGHYLAKRFFDDDSAGNLFAQNQDFNNNAYREVENEWAAWVDAGYEVAVVITPRPGNARPDELTVSYTVVDTRTAQEQVVWSGGRTFVNAGQQRFLGFVAAQALNAVESVGTTKVGANQFTRTVGQSGAVDTVVTVIRDAAPRVNQLAAAVGPVMARRYGVPADAEGNVLGHRPLGPGGTAQLLPPGTVLDAATYGRLEQQWLAEIAAGNEVVITARRVLVPGQELDSVELEVSSAPRSTPATTDAGKIGTFAPGTDNLFEPPTDPPTGPRVERFVPGWVLVSFQSSKLLESFGEQLGRADGPGGAEAPMLPADLASIAHEGNGVYKIRTWSGEIFRLVKRVGPLQPEILLEYSVQLDGTPVVELTLSDRLTQDEIAPMLARLLAESVAIIRGGEVDGPQVFRPDGSPEVDAVRTPADLADQAELRQRGSVQGQLSATNHDRRAMVKAEIQKLALAMGVVSGQPNAELLRSLLSQQERDVLDRAEVRAESLDDIQVSRGGYLVKAALSSGWSSVVIGAAAAVFTGNPLVGLGIAIPTMVNAFVGSLSERYLDALKQPGKKPAYVAERDQREFDYPGIHGLLDGPEPVRPALVKMPRATNWSNYLVRYTTPTLATTAVAGALTVFGVPALSTAMVIASSALAKSLAERLVDTKKLEFRLRRVDATERIRLSDPALFSNQLVTELAELRTRLERTMALLDVRSSELTAAAQAVAQPPTGVAPVNPTVPGAPPFKVTLAVQLIDNVSAAARRVFVGGEQAVDVDPTELARLVNAQLEGLLNAVGPGLFGSVAGAIGDKYLINRDEAATDARKRWARTEQEARQTAALAEAIEPRLRQLRELAAQLEALTGAQPDLAARAADRGLPVPAAAPAGPRPSGQAPWKAYVIQVAAAALGGAVSAAALDLVFDLPDLGVVLTVAGAAGAMLGTPIARYTFRRTEIELQAGLEPFMGWQAVKRDVLLQEQIMVRYLAEQLLARGRQVDDRAGQQTSAEAPVATDPRYTDHVRAALRRAELGNVPPGRPESDYNLDARAERVEALQRVDRLAANVDRLAALGVRGELLTEARAKLRFAIGLYESIADSNGVRKTFPDLGAVDPLVGRRVTGLTDQARLGVEQALRRLVAEPAGKPLLVERLVALEQLAQAARAVDHHAVHGTDESRALVQSQLEQVLDEAARLWQAAGVRGGLVLPALSVLPGLDQVGGQVTVPVLTVPPVGPDKGAGGGRHHRPESFGEGVLEWNHRAVNGARSLFPADATVDRVGLSTVERGLAALVERGYRVEVAIERVPRPGPATEPYRFTVLVTDTELTGSHATEVYGPSTASELVASLGFDSPPGRHHATESTGRHQLDEVGGRHRVENQVDRSRLENRADLPGGRHRAAEPSQLSAREAAEQTVTPALAQTGTAPTAVEEEAVQQAVSDSVASVLPGAIPLQGGGFRATSASGQDVVLGRAAMAEVQAEARRVLVESNDPQLARTAARQRLVELLAALGVGPRVAASAAPGEGNPLNLAAVRRTAEQIARQAARLAETPESPIASDDGPTSAAPETPEATGQSGPNTAPPASPSTAPPRPGPDGHGPTVHAPEIPGTRFTANGRVASTHPASPDEAVREAVQAARAAVEADFGGLITGQIDQVSDGIIVVQTDRHGAQHFKVSFGPVSPRRVAATKVRAGTVEDPHLVRLAPGLASDQFTRAWVHEISHTLQELAAPRSRLRQLLRRPSTHTEDACVAAQFNEFRLLAGQWAAADAAVRAGRTGAAQSAQALANDLELLATAIEARGQQPPILPWDAPPTQSPLQDPVEGFVSDVADHLRELRRQADELRKRVDSKRNKAIEAAESARQSEQIAADALAMADSGRFARARQAMKDAAKQAEVQVWHEQVAAGYQSALGQLEKVAQGYEALLTDARSITPRQRATIASGLVTELTAYEQRLAAVAPSLIALSSLLPTGWLPHLSALTNRVNAVLAANGVDHRFTSGALQHRLNAEFGQLITADGASLRVGHARPIELRLRLTVSELVEILDPSIRASETMLGLLPQPSRKHEITQNGRIGAGGSFALNSLTRLFGEGSWLNAVGELLTVRGEQVSGRGRSVSSTGAQYGQDGAVEDNRGESLLYAAHASWQLQARKPGEPDQLLADLQVDSGRGKDVSRLYAWASHAYTVPAPTQTFTNGTPPSGRLPNHTLTSLDGLQRLTDKAFLRFRDQLAKFGDEASLLREQIHSAINHDLPSRLPESTERSILRPLQANGRPVGHVQIKTVARYELTELVGQPSTAHWQERVRVGFSNAGGQQNFSASTSFNATVGYGGQALTDLGDSSVDLGPSASGGRSVSRSESLSAGGVGIHVGVQRYTGTTQGYRLVFDHEVTVVLNGVPQGSVTGETVGLARLQTNDAYRHGLPVAESAFVHDPGGNRVLEDGRPVLRGDPRAGVQVPGRRVELASWLTDVTGRVRTTGPGLAQRVTGGEQALADLVGPLAERGFLPPLDAQGDPNLGQLTADPLERHAQLLNLTELRTQLSVNRLEAGYDIAVQQGIVVTLTRPRTGLGTETISLRIGIRPGPVSAVRVTDDEAMVTLNIGSDSVGRSTGWSKSLPWNASPLGLSQDGSGGGIIRSGVSYGRQALGRTMGWFTGGTVNQVTLIESRSAVAAFEVPHRIEVTELGVQDVVLHNGAPGTSARILVDTDLLPSADPARGQVSAGPLSDQVLDRTTLVALDTHELPRLVDESITREPAARHHLAALLDPRHLLAHPEWARTSYRSDAVVRGAGPVSTRSGLSISGKIVDVVLLGTTDAVVGDINLALSSHGLSVGQSTGASAALTLGATAESRSGTASAEYGNSSSTSRTGQTITGVERLTIEVGRHYLFAGTAELAVTTTADGKPLKVPSTVVFQVAERDVLQFHVDGELSLPLTQVADAVERYLNGSLELNSRLALGLIRQYRATLAGARAANEPVPALSVFHTPRAVLAKLQRGRPTPGTKEARLDSLLQQAEQSDRTRTIQLPEHYRNNFGSSLIEQAMVTENGQETTMFGRVLEVMTEQLGAAPDSDPMLARALFADLAGKRWWGRFEDMRGPKGFQRTYAIGKPGQFGAQRVTLTIQAEFTGPATSLGVVRNVISIVQRYLYDDRSNSSTTGQSLGAGLSGGLEEGRTGSASTDRTDSTTVSIGEQTTRLERIASFDGLHRVRRGVTYTLEVTPEPTAIPPRTRIGQAMTRSESPLVPVRPVRLTGEIVQLIPARMLPELPLDGPSAPPEHSSARPATAVDPRGLPDAFFVEGAEGNELPVAIARRLAEPDLLGRAGIEAHRSALQEILATAAMNASFSRMARDDGFDVLELSLPGYASGSVKVRVAANVVGARLISGPVDAVEIGEVNRSQHTVTHTVNSGRLAPVDGGATAADADSGLGGGLTAGDQLADRTTDGRGVRRERSRFEQGSVVTVQVEVEYDVKLIREIVRRSGELRPTEVLRLEQAPRGTAYLTMFEADYLQLLAADGNPAPATVVPAVRPPVDPWDRLLTANLATAPEDDDEECDDDEKPACLG, encoded by the coding sequence ATGGCTCGCCTTCGCGAGGACTTCAAGGAAGGTCGTGGCGACCAGGGAAGAACTGAGCGCCAGGCCGTCACCAGGAGGGACGGCACTCCGGGCGTCGACAATGGCGGCCACTACCTCGCCAAGCGGTTCTTCGACGACGACAGCGCCGGCAATCTCTTCGCCCAGAACCAGGACTTCAACAACAACGCCTACCGCGAGGTGGAGAACGAGTGGGCGGCCTGGGTCGACGCCGGCTACGAAGTGGCGGTCGTCATCACTCCGCGCCCGGGAAACGCCAGGCCTGACGAGCTCACCGTCAGCTACACCGTCGTCGACACGCGCACCGCGCAAGAGCAGGTCGTCTGGAGCGGTGGCCGGACGTTCGTCAACGCCGGGCAGCAGAGGTTCCTCGGTTTTGTGGCCGCCCAGGCACTGAACGCCGTGGAGTCGGTTGGCACCACCAAGGTCGGTGCCAACCAGTTCACCCGAACGGTCGGCCAAAGCGGGGCCGTGGACACCGTCGTCACGGTGATCCGCGACGCCGCCCCGCGGGTCAATCAGCTGGCTGCCGCGGTCGGGCCGGTGATGGCGCGACGGTACGGCGTACCGGCTGATGCTGAAGGCAACGTTCTGGGGCATCGGCCGTTGGGGCCTGGTGGAACTGCTCAGTTGCTCCCGCCCGGGACGGTTCTCGATGCCGCGACCTACGGCCGGCTGGAACAGCAATGGCTCGCCGAGATCGCAGCCGGCAACGAGGTGGTCATCACCGCGAGGCGCGTGCTGGTCCCCGGACAGGAGCTCGATTCGGTCGAACTCGAAGTCAGTTCGGCTCCACGATCAACTCCTGCGACTACGGACGCCGGCAAGATCGGAACGTTCGCGCCGGGCACCGACAACCTCTTCGAACCACCCACCGATCCGCCGACCGGCCCACGAGTCGAGCGGTTCGTTCCCGGCTGGGTACTGGTCAGCTTCCAGTCCAGCAAGTTGCTGGAGAGTTTCGGAGAGCAACTCGGACGCGCCGACGGCCCAGGCGGTGCCGAGGCCCCCATGCTCCCGGCCGACCTCGCGTCGATCGCTCACGAAGGCAACGGCGTCTACAAGATCCGGACCTGGTCCGGTGAAATTTTCCGGCTGGTGAAGCGAGTCGGCCCACTCCAGCCGGAGATCCTTCTGGAGTACTCCGTCCAGCTGGATGGAACGCCCGTCGTCGAGCTGACACTGTCGGACCGGCTGACGCAGGACGAGATCGCACCGATGCTGGCCCGTCTACTGGCCGAATCGGTGGCGATCATCCGCGGCGGCGAGGTGGACGGTCCGCAGGTCTTCCGGCCTGACGGATCACCTGAAGTCGACGCCGTTCGAACGCCGGCAGACCTCGCGGATCAGGCCGAACTTCGGCAACGCGGCTCCGTTCAAGGCCAGTTGTCCGCAACGAACCACGATCGGCGGGCCATGGTGAAGGCGGAGATCCAGAAACTCGCTCTGGCGATGGGAGTGGTGAGCGGCCAGCCGAACGCCGAGCTGCTGCGGTCGCTGCTGAGCCAGCAGGAACGCGACGTCCTCGACCGGGCCGAGGTCCGGGCCGAGTCGCTGGACGACATCCAGGTCAGTCGGGGCGGCTATCTGGTCAAGGCTGCCCTCAGCTCGGGGTGGTCCTCGGTCGTGATCGGAGCCGCGGCCGCCGTCTTCACCGGCAATCCGCTGGTGGGCCTGGGGATCGCGATCCCGACGATGGTCAACGCTTTCGTCGGCTCGCTGTCCGAGCGGTACCTGGATGCGCTGAAGCAGCCCGGCAAGAAGCCCGCGTACGTCGCCGAACGGGATCAGCGCGAATTCGACTACCCCGGCATCCACGGTCTGCTCGACGGTCCGGAGCCGGTCCGGCCGGCACTGGTCAAGATGCCAAGGGCAACCAATTGGAGCAACTACCTGGTCCGCTACACCACGCCGACGCTGGCAACGACGGCGGTGGCCGGAGCACTGACGGTGTTCGGCGTACCGGCGTTGTCGACTGCCATGGTGATCGCCTCGTCGGCGCTGGCCAAGTCGCTCGCGGAGCGGTTGGTCGACACCAAGAAGCTCGAGTTCCGGCTGCGCCGGGTGGACGCCACCGAGCGGATCCGGCTGTCGGATCCGGCGTTGTTCTCCAACCAGCTGGTCACCGAACTCGCCGAGCTGCGGACGCGCCTCGAGCGGACCATGGCGCTCCTCGACGTCCGGTCCAGCGAGCTGACGGCCGCCGCCCAGGCAGTTGCACAGCCACCGACCGGTGTGGCTCCGGTGAACCCAACGGTTCCGGGCGCGCCACCGTTCAAGGTCACTCTGGCAGTGCAGCTCATCGACAATGTCTCGGCCGCGGCGCGCAGGGTGTTCGTGGGAGGTGAGCAGGCAGTCGATGTGGACCCGACAGAGCTGGCTCGGCTCGTCAACGCGCAGCTCGAGGGGTTGCTCAACGCGGTTGGGCCCGGTCTGTTCGGATCGGTGGCAGGCGCCATCGGTGACAAGTATCTGATCAACCGGGACGAAGCAGCCACCGACGCCCGCAAACGATGGGCGCGGACGGAGCAGGAGGCCCGTCAGACAGCAGCGCTGGCCGAGGCGATCGAGCCTCGACTACGGCAGCTCAGGGAGCTGGCAGCTCAGTTGGAGGCGTTGACCGGCGCCCAACCGGACCTAGCCGCTCGGGCTGCCGACCGAGGACTTCCCGTACCAGCAGCGGCGCCGGCCGGTCCGCGCCCTTCAGGCCAAGCGCCGTGGAAGGCGTACGTCATCCAGGTGGCAGCCGCCGCGCTCGGCGGCGCGGTCAGCGCTGCCGCACTTGATCTGGTGTTCGACCTGCCCGATCTCGGGGTCGTGCTGACGGTGGCCGGCGCGGCCGGAGCCATGCTCGGTACGCCGATCGCGCGGTACACGTTCCGTCGTACGGAGATCGAACTGCAGGCCGGCCTCGAACCGTTCATGGGCTGGCAGGCCGTGAAGCGGGACGTCCTCCTGCAGGAGCAGATAATGGTCCGCTATCTGGCCGAGCAACTGCTGGCCAGGGGACGGCAGGTCGATGATCGGGCCGGGCAGCAAACGTCCGCCGAGGCTCCGGTCGCCACCGATCCGAGGTACACCGATCACGTTCGAGCTGCCCTCCGGCGGGCGGAACTGGGCAACGTGCCTCCTGGGCGGCCGGAGAGCGACTACAACCTCGATGCGCGGGCCGAGCGGGTCGAGGCGCTGCAGCGGGTCGATCGGCTGGCTGCGAACGTCGACCGGCTGGCGGCTCTGGGGGTTCGTGGTGAGCTGTTGACCGAGGCTCGCGCGAAGTTGCGGTTCGCGATCGGCCTGTACGAATCGATTGCCGACAGTAACGGAGTACGAAAGACGTTCCCGGATCTCGGGGCTGTTGATCCACTGGTGGGCCGCCGGGTTACCGGACTGACGGACCAAGCTCGCCTCGGTGTCGAGCAAGCCTTGCGCAGACTGGTGGCCGAGCCTGCCGGTAAGCCGCTGCTGGTCGAGCGGTTGGTTGCTCTGGAGCAGCTTGCGCAGGCCGCCAGGGCTGTCGACCATCACGCTGTGCACGGTACGGACGAGTCTCGTGCGCTGGTTCAGAGTCAATTGGAGCAGGTGCTCGACGAGGCGGCACGGTTGTGGCAGGCGGCCGGAGTACGTGGTGGGTTGGTGCTTCCGGCCTTGAGTGTCTTGCCTGGTCTCGACCAGGTCGGTGGGCAGGTCACTGTTCCGGTGCTGACCGTTCCGCCGGTCGGGCCGGACAAAGGCGCCGGGGGTGGACGGCATCACCGACCGGAGTCGTTCGGTGAGGGAGTGCTGGAATGGAACCATCGTGCGGTCAACGGTGCGCGGAGTCTGTTTCCGGCGGACGCCACGGTCGATCGAGTCGGGCTCAGTACGGTGGAGCGCGGATTGGCGGCGCTGGTCGAGCGGGGGTACCGGGTCGAGGTCGCGATCGAGCGGGTGCCGAGACCGGGTCCGGCGACCGAACCGTATCGGTTCACTGTTCTAGTCACCGACACCGAGCTGACTGGGTCGCACGCCACTGAGGTGTACGGCCCAAGTACCGCCTCCGAGTTGGTCGCCAGCCTCGGCTTCGACAGTCCTCCCGGCCGGCACCACGCCACAGAGTCGACCGGTCGACACCAGTTGGACGAAGTGGGCGGACGGCATCGGGTTGAGAACCAAGTCGATCGCTCGCGTCTCGAAAATCGCGCGGACTTGCCCGGTGGACGGCATCGTGCTGCGGAGCCTTCGCAGCTCTCGGCTCGGGAGGCTGCTGAGCAGACCGTGACGCCGGCTCTTGCGCAGACCGGTACGGCGCCAACTGCCGTTGAGGAGGAGGCCGTTCAGCAGGCGGTCAGCGACAGCGTGGCTTCAGTCCTGCCGGGAGCGATTCCCTTGCAGGGTGGTGGATTCCGAGCAACTTCGGCCAGTGGGCAGGACGTCGTACTCGGCCGTGCCGCGATGGCGGAAGTTCAGGCTGAGGCTCGCCGGGTGCTTGTAGAGAGCAACGATCCGCAGCTCGCCAGGACTGCCGCGCGGCAACGGCTGGTGGAGCTGCTCGCTGCGCTGGGAGTCGGTCCCCGGGTGGCCGCCTCGGCCGCGCCGGGCGAGGGCAACCCCCTCAACCTCGCCGCGGTACGCCGTACTGCGGAGCAGATCGCCCGCCAGGCAGCTCGTCTGGCAGAGACGCCGGAATCGCCAATCGCGAGCGATGACGGACCGACATCCGCTGCACCGGAGACTCCCGAAGCAACCGGTCAGTCCGGACCGAACACGGCACCACCCGCCAGTCCGAGCACTGCACCGCCGAGACCGGGACCTGACGGGCACGGCCCGACAGTTCATGCTCCGGAGATCCCTGGCACCCGCTTCACTGCCAACGGTCGAGTTGCCAGCACCCACCCTGCTTCGCCCGACGAGGCCGTGCGGGAGGCGGTCCAGGCTGCGCGGGCGGCGGTAGAGGCGGACTTCGGCGGTCTGATCACCGGTCAGATCGACCAGGTCAGCGACGGCATCATCGTCGTCCAGACCGACCGGCACGGCGCGCAGCACTTCAAGGTCAGCTTCGGTCCGGTCTCGCCCCGACGGGTGGCTGCGACGAAGGTTCGCGCCGGCACTGTAGAAGATCCGCATCTCGTACGACTGGCTCCCGGCCTGGCCAGCGATCAGTTCACGCGAGCGTGGGTGCACGAGATCAGCCATACCTTGCAGGAGCTGGCGGCGCCACGCAGTCGCTTACGGCAACTGCTGCGCAGGCCGTCGACTCACACCGAAGACGCCTGTGTCGCCGCACAGTTCAACGAGTTCCGGCTGCTGGCCGGGCAATGGGCAGCCGCGGACGCCGCAGTGCGGGCCGGCCGGACCGGAGCCGCCCAGTCGGCGCAAGCGCTGGCGAACGACTTGGAACTCTTGGCCACGGCGATCGAGGCACGTGGTCAGCAGCCGCCGATCCTGCCCTGGGACGCTCCACCCACCCAATCGCCGTTGCAAGATCCCGTCGAGGGGTTCGTCTCCGACGTCGCTGACCATCTTCGAGAACTGCGGCGGCAGGCCGACGAGCTACGCAAGCGGGTCGATTCCAAACGAAACAAAGCGATCGAGGCAGCGGAGTCCGCGCGGCAAAGCGAGCAGATCGCGGCCGACGCTCTGGCTATGGCGGACTCCGGCCGGTTCGCCCGTGCCCGCCAGGCGATGAAGGATGCCGCCAAGCAGGCCGAGGTACAGGTGTGGCACGAGCAGGTCGCGGCCGGCTACCAGTCGGCGCTGGGTCAGCTCGAAAAAGTTGCCCAGGGCTACGAAGCACTGCTGACCGACGCGCGTTCCATCACGCCGCGCCAACGCGCGACGATCGCGTCCGGGCTGGTGACGGAGCTGACGGCGTACGAACAGAGGCTGGCCGCGGTGGCTCCGTCCCTGATCGCGTTGTCCAGTCTGCTGCCGACCGGCTGGTTGCCGCATCTGTCCGCGCTGACGAACCGGGTGAACGCGGTGCTCGCGGCCAACGGTGTCGATCATCGCTTCACGTCAGGCGCCCTGCAGCACAGGCTGAATGCGGAGTTCGGGCAACTGATCACGGCCGACGGTGCGAGCCTGCGGGTCGGGCACGCCCGCCCGATCGAGCTTCGGCTCCGGCTGACCGTGTCCGAGCTGGTAGAGATACTGGACCCGTCGATCCGGGCCTCCGAGACCATGCTCGGCCTCTTGCCTCAGCCGTCACGCAAGCACGAGATCACCCAGAACGGCAGGATCGGCGCCGGCGGCAGCTTCGCGCTGAACTCCCTGACCCGGCTGTTCGGTGAGGGTTCGTGGCTGAACGCCGTCGGGGAACTGCTCACGGTCAGGGGTGAGCAGGTTTCCGGCCGGGGACGTTCGGTGTCGTCGACCGGTGCGCAGTACGGTCAGGACGGCGCGGTCGAGGACAATCGCGGTGAGTCGCTGCTGTACGCCGCCCACGCGAGCTGGCAGCTGCAGGCCCGGAAGCCTGGCGAACCGGACCAGCTCCTGGCCGACCTCCAGGTCGACAGCGGCCGAGGGAAGGACGTCTCCAGGTTGTACGCATGGGCCTCCCACGCCTACACGGTGCCGGCGCCCACGCAGACCTTCACCAATGGCACACCTCCTTCGGGGCGGTTGCCGAATCACACGCTCACCTCCCTCGACGGCCTGCAACGGCTTACTGACAAGGCGTTTCTCAGATTCCGGGACCAACTGGCCAAGTTCGGTGACGAAGCTTCGCTGCTGCGCGAGCAGATCCACTCGGCGATCAATCACGATCTGCCGTCGCGGCTCCCCGAGAGCACCGAGCGTTCGATCCTGCGACCGCTGCAGGCCAACGGGCGGCCGGTGGGGCACGTTCAGATCAAGACCGTTGCGCGGTACGAACTGACCGAACTGGTCGGACAACCGAGTACGGCGCACTGGCAGGAGCGCGTCCGCGTCGGCTTCAGCAACGCCGGCGGCCAGCAGAACTTCTCCGCCAGCACTTCGTTCAACGCGACTGTCGGGTACGGCGGCCAGGCGTTGACCGACCTCGGCGACAGCTCTGTCGACCTCGGCCCGTCGGCGAGTGGCGGGCGGTCGGTCAGCCGGTCGGAATCGCTGAGCGCCGGGGGAGTCGGCATCCATGTCGGCGTGCAGCGCTACACCGGTACGACGCAGGGCTATCGGCTGGTGTTCGACCACGAAGTGACTGTGGTTCTGAACGGTGTGCCACAGGGCTCGGTGACCGGCGAGACGGTTGGGCTGGCCCGGTTGCAGACCAACGATGCCTACCGTCACGGGCTGCCGGTCGCCGAGAGCGCGTTCGTGCACGACCCGGGCGGAAACCGTGTGCTGGAAGACGGCCGGCCGGTACTGCGCGGCGACCCTCGCGCCGGCGTCCAGGTTCCGGGCCGGAGAGTGGAGTTGGCGAGTTGGCTGACTGATGTCACCGGCCGCGTCCGGACCACGGGCCCTGGCTTGGCTCAGCGGGTGACCGGCGGTGAGCAGGCGCTGGCTGACCTGGTCGGCCCGTTGGCAGAGCGCGGGTTCCTGCCGCCGCTCGATGCGCAAGGGGATCCGAATCTCGGCCAGTTGACAGCCGACCCGCTGGAGCGGCACGCGCAGTTGCTGAATCTGACCGAGCTGCGAACACAGCTGTCGGTCAACCGGCTGGAGGCGGGGTACGACATCGCCGTCCAGCAAGGCATCGTGGTGACCCTGACGAGGCCGAGGACCGGTCTGGGAACCGAAACGATCAGTCTGCGGATCGGCATCCGGCCGGGACCGGTGTCGGCGGTGCGGGTGACCGACGACGAGGCGATGGTGACGCTGAACATCGGCTCCGACTCCGTCGGCAGGTCGACCGGCTGGTCCAAGTCCCTGCCCTGGAACGCGTCACCACTCGGGCTCAGCCAGGACGGTTCGGGCGGCGGGATCATCAGGTCGGGTGTCTCGTACGGTCGGCAGGCGCTCGGGCGGACGATGGGCTGGTTCACCGGCGGAACGGTCAACCAGGTGACGCTGATCGAAAGCAGGTCGGCGGTCGCGGCGTTCGAGGTGCCGCACCGGATCGAGGTGACCGAGCTCGGTGTCCAGGACGTCGTGCTGCACAACGGCGCTCCAGGGACTTCGGCGCGCATCCTGGTCGACACGGATCTGCTGCCTTCCGCCGATCCGGCCCGCGGCCAGGTGTCCGCCGGTCCGCTCAGCGACCAGGTCCTCGACCGGACCACGCTGGTCGCGCTGGACACGCATGAACTTCCCCGGCTGGTCGACGAGTCGATCACTCGGGAGCCGGCGGCTCGTCATCACCTGGCCGCGCTCCTGGACCCGCGGCACCTGCTGGCGCATCCGGAGTGGGCGCGGACGTCGTACCGGAGCGACGCGGTGGTGCGAGGCGCGGGACCGGTCTCGACCCGATCCGGTCTGTCGATCAGCGGAAAGATCGTCGATGTGGTGCTGCTGGGAACGACCGATGCCGTGGTGGGTGACATCAACCTCGCGTTGAGCAGCCATGGGCTGTCCGTCGGGCAGAGCACCGGCGCCTCGGCCGCGCTCACCCTCGGGGCCACCGCGGAAAGCCGGAGCGGGACGGCGTCGGCGGAGTACGGGAACAGCAGTTCCACCTCGCGCACCGGGCAGACCATCACCGGCGTCGAGCGGCTGACGATCGAGGTCGGCCGGCACTACCTGTTCGCCGGAACCGCCGAGCTGGCCGTGACCACGACCGCTGACGGGAAGCCGCTGAAGGTTCCGTCGACGGTGGTGTTCCAGGTCGCGGAGCGAGACGTGCTGCAGTTTCACGTCGACGGTGAGCTGAGCCTGCCCCTGACCCAGGTCGCGGATGCCGTCGAGCGGTATCTGAACGGCAGCCTGGAGCTGAACAGCCGGCTCGCGCTGGGGCTGATCCGGCAGTACCGCGCCACCCTGGCCGGCGCGCGGGCCGCGAACGAGCCCGTGCCGGCGCTGTCCGTCTTCCACACGCCTCGGGCCGTGCTGGCGAAGCTGCAGCGGGGCAGGCCGACGCCGGGAACGAAGGAGGCGCGGCTGGACTCTTTGCTGCAACAGGCCGAGCAGTCGGACCGGACTCGGACGATTCAGCTCCCGGAGCACTACCGGAACAACTTCGGCTCGAGTCTGATCGAGCAGGCGATGGTGACGGAGAACGGTCAGGAGACCACCATGTTCGGCCGGGTCCTCGAGGTGATGACCGAGCAGTTGGGCGCTGCTCCCGACAGCGATCCGATGCTGGCTCGGGCGTTGTTCGCCGACCTCGCCGGAAAGCGCTGGTGGGGCCGGTTCGAGGACATGCGTGGTCCGAAGGGTTTCCAGCGAACGTACGCGATCGGGAAGCCTGGTCAGTTCGGTGCGCAACGGGTCACCTTGACGATCCAGGCGGAGTTCACCGGACCGGCGACCTCGCTCGGTGTGGTCAGGAACGTGATCAGCATCGTGCAGCGCTACCTGTACGACGATCGCTCGAACAGCTCGACCACCGGTCAGTCACTCGGTGCGGGTCTCAGCGGCGGCTTGGAGGAAGGCAGAACGGGCAGTGCGAGCACCGACCGGACCGACTCCACCACGGTGTCGATCGGGGAGCAGACCACCCGGCTCGAACGGATCGCGAGTTTCGACGGGTTGCACCGGGTTCGTCGCGGCGTCACGTACACGCTCGAGGTCACTCCGGAGCCGACCGCGATACCACCGCGGACGCGGATCGGCCAGGCGATGACCCGATCGGAGTCGCCGCTCGTACCGGTGCGTCCGGTGCGGCTGACCGGCGAGATCGTGCAACTGATTCCCGCGCGGATGCTTCCGGAACTCCCGCTGGACGGACCTTCCGCACCGCCGGAGCACAGCTCGGCACGACCGGCCACCGCAGTGGACCCCCGCGGCCTTCCGGACGCGTTCTTCGTGGAAGGTGCTGAAGGCAACGAGTTGCCGGTGGCGATCGCGCGGCGGCTGGCAGAGCCGGATCTGCTCGGCCGGGCCGGGATCGAGGCACACCGGTCGGCGCTGCAGGAAATCCTTGCCACGGCCGCGATGAACGCGTCGTTCAGCCGGATGGCGCGCGACGACGGCTTCGACGTACTCGAACTGTCGTTGCCGGGGTATGCGTCGGGCTCGGTCAAGGTCCGGGTCGCCGCGAACGTGGTGGGCGCGCGACTGATCAGCGGACCGGTCGACGCCGTGGAGATCGGTGAGGTGAACCGGAGCCAGCACACCGTGACGCACACCGTGAACTCGGGCCGCCTGGCACCGGTGGACGGCGGCGCGACGGCCGCGGACGCGGACAGCGGGCTCGGGGGTGGACTGACCGCGGGCGACCAGCTCGCCGACCGGACCACGGACGGCCGGGGCGTACGGCGGGAGCGGAGCCGGTTCGAGCAGGGATCGGTCGTGACGGTTCAGGTCGAGGTCGAGTACGACGTGAAGCTGATCCGGGAGATCGTGCGGCGCAGCGGCGAGCTTCGCCCGACCGAGGTGCTTCGGCTCGAACAGGCGCCGCGCGGTACGGCGTACTTGACGATGTTCGAAGCCGACTATCTGCAACTCCTGGCAGCCGATGGCAATCCGGCGCCTGCAACGGTCGTGCCTGCGGTGCGCCCTCCGGTCGATCCATGGGACCGGCTGTTGACCGCGAACCTGGCGACGGCGCCTGAAGACGATGACGAGGAGTGCGATGACGACGAGAAGCCGGCATGCCTAGGGTGA
- a CDS encoding DUF998 domain-containing protein → MTTTQAPVVRTTPRTTTRTLLTAGLVAGPLYTAVWLGQAATREGFDITRHPASLLANGGPGWIQSVNFVLAALLTVAAAVGLHRSMSGRGSRWAPRLLGAYGVGLLLAAIFPADPGAGFPVGTPGDHAEISARGMGHFVAGTIGFTGLIAACLVMAAYYRSTGQTGWARYSTVTGVLFFGAFAGLMAGAGKPVTITVFGVAVVLGWSWIAAICAQHRRTT, encoded by the coding sequence ATGACCACCACCCAAGCCCCAGTTGTCCGTACGACGCCTCGCACCACCACCCGTACCTTGCTCACTGCCGGCCTGGTGGCCGGGCCGCTCTACACGGCTGTCTGGCTCGGACAGGCCGCGACGCGGGAAGGGTTCGACATCACCCGCCACCCGGCCAGCCTGCTCGCCAACGGTGGCCCGGGGTGGATCCAGTCGGTCAACTTCGTGCTCGCCGCTCTCCTCACGGTCGCCGCTGCCGTGGGGCTGCACCGATCGATGTCCGGCCGCGGGAGCCGGTGGGCGCCACGGCTGCTCGGCGCGTACGGCGTCGGTCTGTTGCTGGCCGCGATCTTTCCGGCCGACCCGGGCGCCGGATTCCCCGTCGGCACCCCCGGTGACCACGCCGAGATCAGCGCCCGCGGGATGGGGCACTTCGTCGCCGGAACCATCGGGTTCACCGGGCTGATCGCCGCTTGCCTGGTGATGGCGGCGTACTACCGCAGTACCGGGCAGACCGGCTGGGCCCGCTACTCCACGGTGACCGGCGTGCTCTTCTTCGGCGCTTTCGCCGGACTGATGGCAGGCGCCGGCAAGCCGGTCACGATCACTGTTTTCGGAGTGGCGGTCGTCCTCGGCTGGAGCTGGATCGCCGCCATCTGCGCGCAGCACCGACGGACC